From a single Nakaseomyces glabratus chromosome H, complete sequence genomic region:
- a CDS encoding uncharacterized protein (CAGL0H02299g~Ortholog(s) have nucleus localization) produces MTSSLTEHQVLEEWNSIPGEVHVPIVSAAEITKLHIYDFDNTLFNSPVPNPQLYTKRVENLLRSSPHISSFGSWWDDPRPLEIIAKLMNHDSERAAFWNENLLRLARLSWRDTSTVSIVLTGRKEKNFHSLFGKLFQISRDKWATEQIAKDDNKYSADDYLFNAICLKKQREETNTFDYKCKCILSFLDRYPNLEEVTIYDDRIHHINKFKNFFNSLLNTKIKWIIVPVAPRFHYLPIRDENTLIPKFVNEQERAESGLVLNLSRTPMQVGYFLTVGSQKKLLHWGLNYLRQHFKDTKVQLSNFAEYPMYIPCTAPGNGITASQARKCFTHFDEIQISKNNDNEKRSDEDIIKYFCSQKTMLSEWSTSFKVVAIAIREAPIQASSRKAQNNKAMEIYYRTIPVGPKKEAWTSWPEFIIVGYNYDKNIQVQMEEINSVLTNPKSLRWHNVKVGIKIKTYFGFFSKRDTDL; encoded by the coding sequence ATGACTTCCTCATTAACTGAACACCAGGTCCTTGAAGAATGGAATAGCATCCCTGGTGAAGTACATGTACCGATAGTGTCTGCTGCTGAAATAACAAAACTACATATATATGACTTTGACAATACATTATTCAATTCCCCCGTGCCCAATCCACAATTATACACCAAAAGAGTAGAAAATCTACTTAGAAGTAGTCCCCACATATCTAGCTTTGGAAGCTGGTGGGACGACCCTCGACCTCTAGAGATCATTGCAAAATTAATGAACCACGATAGCGAGAGAGCTGCATTCTGGAATGAGAATCTTTTGAGATTGGCAAGGCTGTCATGGAGAGATACTAGTACTGTGTCAATTGTTCTCACAGggagaaaagaaaagaattttCATAGCTTATTTGGcaaattgtttcaaatatcAAGAGATAAATGGGCTACTGAACAGATAGCTaaagatgataataaatattccGCCGATGATTACCTGTTTAATGCAATCTGCTTGAAGAAACAGCGCGAGGAGACCAATACCTTTGACTATAAATGCAAATGTATCTTATCATTTCTAGATAGATACCCAAACTTAGAAGAAGTAACAATTTATGATGATAGAATACATCACATTAACAAATTTAAGAATTTTTTCAACTCTCTGCTAAATACAAAGATAAAATGGATTATAGTACCAGTAGCGCCTCGATTTCATTATTTGCCAATTAGAGATGAGAATACTCTGATACCGAAGTTTGTCAACGAACAGGAACGTGCAGAGAGTGGACTAGTGCTTAATCTCTCTAGGACACCAATGCAGGTGGGCTACTTCTTAACCGTTGGATcacaaaagaaactttTGCATTGGGGACTAAACTATTTACGCCAACATTTTAAAGATACAAAGGTGCAATTGTCCAATTTTGCAGAATACCCCATGTACATACCCTGTACTGCGCCTGGTAATGGTATCACAGCCAGTCAAGCTAGAAAGTGTTTCACACATTTTGATGAGATTCAGATAAGCAAAAACAATGACAACGAAAAAAGaagtgatgaagatattaTAAAGTATTTCTGCTCTCAAAAAACCATGCTCTCAGAATGGTCAACATCATTTAAAGTCGTGGCAATTGCTATTAGAGAAGCACCAATTCAAGCTTCTTCTCGAAAAgctcaaaataataaagctATGGAAATTTATTACAGGACCATTCCGGTTGGTCCTAAGAAGGAGGCATGGACTTCCTGGCCAGAATTTATTATCGTCGGATACAACTATGACAAGAATATACAAGTTCAAATGGAGGAAATTAATTCAGTCTTGACGAACCCAAAAAGCTTACGCTGGCATAACGTTAAGGTAGgaataaagataaaaacgtattttggtttcttttcaaagagaGATACAGACTTATGA
- a CDS encoding uncharacterized protein (CAGL0H02277g~Protein of unknown function), translated as MSHSVRCWLSFYLEMLCLLAAKVLILFELYDEKVWSGPSKTLCTMQYGLFEMGNWKGEVKIQNCETKCKTVNDMIIVPKTIAFIIAVMVTSLDLTRFYLSSNAKNGAYRYYNCVDWSLLNLTVQ; from the coding sequence ATGTCGCACTCAGTAAGGTGTTGGTTGTCTTTCTACCTTGAAATGCTGTGTCTACTGGCAGCGAAAGTTCTTATACTATTTGAATTATACGATGAGAAAGTATGGTCTGGCCCCAGCAAGACATTGTGCACTATGCAGTATGGTCTGTTTGAAATGGGTAATTGGAAGGGCGAAGTTAAAATACAAAACTGTGAGACTAAATGCAAAACTGTAAATGATATGATAATAGTGCCCAAAACAATAGCATTTATCATAGCTGTAATGGTGACGTCTCTGGATTTAACACGTTTTTATCTATCTTCAAACGCGAAAAATGGGGCTTATCGCTATTACAATTGTGTAGACTGGTCTTTACTTAATTTGACAGTACAATAG
- the SAP30 gene encoding Sap30p (CAGL0H02343g~Ortholog(s) have histone deacetylase activity): MARANNSNSESETKTRNNNQGNAGSSNASNTTSAGSNSQSSRSNAKQRLTAAQQQYIRDLINEHITNNDPTLEEKPHPLDFEQYSEEFIRAYKDHFGLNVPDQMTLQGYLLGSELGKRTISYKRNVSSVPGHRITKTEAASKIKKHFNSLSIKETECIPNFIYKVRNQKKKFKMEFRG; the protein is encoded by the coding sequence ATGGCGAGAGCAAATAACTCTAATAGTGAATCTGAAACTAAGACGAGGAACAATAACCAGGGTAATGCCGGATCATCGAACGCTTCAAACACTACTAGTGCGGGATCCAATTCACAATCTTCGAGGTCTAATGCAAAGCAAAGACTCACTGCAGCACAACAGCAGTATATCAGAGACTTAATCAATGAACATATAACAAACAATGATCCTACATTAGAAGAAAAGCCGCATCCGCTTGACTTTGAACAATATAGTGAGGAGTTTATTCGAGCATACAAGGACCATTTCGGCTTGAATGTGCCAGACCAGATGACTTTACAAGGCTATTTGTTAGGATCTGAACTGGGGAAGAGAACTATATcatataaaagaaatgtaTCATCAGTTCCTGGACATAGAATAACGAAAACTGAAGCTGCCTCAAAGATAAAGAAGCATTTTAACAGTCTCAGtataaaagaaactgaaTGCATACCGAACTTTATATACAAGGTCAGGAACcagaaaaagaagtttAAGATGGAGTTTAGAGGGTAA
- the CUE1 gene encoding Cue1p (CAGL0H02321g~Ortholog(s) have ubiquitin binding, ubiquitin-protein transferase activator activity and role in establishment of protein localization to endoplasmic reticulum membrane, ubiquitin-dependent ERAD pathway): protein MEHSAAVVVATLILGIFVVKWFAAPKEHPSAQRLPNTQLPSSSNNQQRTAGSSNGRGSQRRVSSTSRRNITPEMIETVRNVIPALHPEQIRYDLESTGSVEQTMERYFNGESFPFPPGYTPARESSANGQHNNIDEPSDIRKRSNIRPDNLLSKFNVDMSVDMSDMSIKELEIDERKKLLVWEARKNMEKRLETDTELASLIK from the coding sequence ATGGAGCACAGTGCAGCAGTGGTAGTGGCTACTTTAATACTCGGAATATTTGTTGTTAAATGGTTTGCAGCCCCGAAGGAACATCCATCCGCACAAAGGTTACCTAATACGCAGCttccttcttcatccaaTAATCAACAGAGAACTGCTGGTAGCTCAAATGGCAGAGGCTCACAGCGTCGTGTTTCTTCGACTAGTAGAAGAAACATTACACCTGAAATGATAGAGACAGTCCGCAATGTTATTCCAGCTCTGCATCCTGAACAAATCAGATATGATTTGGAAAGTACTGGGTCCGTAGAACAAACAATGGAAAGATACTTTAATGGTGAATCTTTCCCTTTCCCTCCTGGTTACACACCTGCTAGAGAAAGCTCAGCGAATGGGCAACATAATAATATAGACGAGCCTAGTGACATTCGCAAAAGAAGTAACATAAGACCTGATAATCTTTTATCGAAATTCAACGTTGATATGTCCGTAGATATGTCTGATATGAGCATTAAAGAATtagaaattgatgaaaggAAGAAATTACTTGTATGGGaagcaagaaaaaatatggAGAAACGACTTGAAACTGATACAGAACTAGCATCACTTATAAAGTAA